A window of the Arachis duranensis cultivar V14167 chromosome 5, aradu.V14167.gnm2.J7QH, whole genome shotgun sequence genome harbors these coding sequences:
- the LOC107487038 gene encoding uncharacterized protein LOC107487038, whose amino-acid sequence MEIEKHLEDEIKDSIYCLALRLRRIYKQRKERNNAKYASEYGNNHQLLLNDNNIIRISNNGTFSGVNIRIRMEGGRRTKVEIKDVAKRVCPKTVVKEVNGFGAKNKKFDWVNTLREGSSSPVVAAVNRSNGGSKSKHKSFDLKNVFSNSKLECGKGKNNGGSPCQGKKSASVDKEKILQLE is encoded by the coding sequence ATGGAGATTGAGAAGCATTTAGAAGACGAGATCAAGGATAGTATCTACTGCCTGGCGCTTCGGTTGCGCAGGATTTACAAGCAGAGGAAGGAGAGGAACAATGCAAAATATGCATCTGAATATGGCAACAACCACCAACTATTACTAAATGATAATAACATCATAAGAATTAGTAACAATGGAACATTTTCTGGGGTGAATATAAGGATAAGAATGGAAgggggaagaagaacaaaggtTGAAATTAAAGATGTTGCAAAAAGGGTTTGTCCAAAAACTGTTGTGAAAGAAGTGAATGGTTTtggtgcaaaaaataaaaagtttgatTGGGTCAATACACTaagagaaggttcttcaagtccTGTTGTTGCTGCTGTCAACAGATCAAATGGAGGGTCAAAGTCAAAGCACAAGAGTTTTGACCTAAAGAATGTTTTCTCAAACTCTAAATTGGAATGTGGGAAGGGAAAGAATAATGGTGGATCCCCAtgccaaggaaaaaagagtgcaAGTGTGGACAAGGAGAAGATACTTCAATTGgagtga
- the LOC107487064 gene encoding ATP-dependent 6-phosphofructokinase 5, chloroplastic isoform X1 — MSHVVTLPGLTVTTSSSSSSSSYPHIHSLTTTRLCSKVRVSAQFKSHDSTPIDFCDPDWKHKFKQDFQERFSLPHVTDIFHDTPPMPSTFCLQHRTPMVRDFAGSNPSKEWRGYINDNDRVLLKTIYYSSSTSAGAECIDPGCSWVEQWVHRAGPREKIYFKPEEVKAAIVTCGGLCPGLNDVIRQLVITLEAYGVKKIVGIPFGYRGFSDKEFSEVPLSRNVVQNIHLSGGSLLGVSRGGPAVNEIVDSLEERGINMLFVLGGNGTHAGANAIHDECRRRRYMVSVIGVPKTIDNDILLLDKTFGFDTAVEEAQRAINSAYIEAHSAYHGIGIVKLMGRSSGFIAMHASLASGQIDICLIPEVPFKLHGQNGVLSHMKHLIETKGSAVICVAEGAGQGLLQKTHATDASGNAVLGDIGGYIQQETRKYFKEIGIHADIKYIDPTYMIRACRANASDGILCAVLGQNAVHGAFAGYSGITVGTCNTHYAYFPITEAISHPRLVDPNSRMWHRCLTSTGQPDFF; from the exons ATGTCTCACGTCGTCACTCTTCCCGGCCTAACAGTAacaacctcttcttcttcttcttcttcttcctacCCACATATTCATTCATTAACAACCACAAGACTTTGCAGTAAAGTCAGAGTCTCTGCACAGTTTAAGAGCCATGACTCCACACCTATTGATTTCTGCGACCCTGATTGGAAACACAAGTTCAAGCAAGACTTCCAGGAACGCTTCAGCCTCCCCCACGTCACTGATATCTTCCATGATACTCCTCCTATGCCCTCCACTTTCTGTCTCCAACATAG AACTCCCATGGTTAGAGACTTTGCTGGCTCAAATCCTTCTAAAGAATGGCGTGGATACATTAATGACAATGACAGAGTTCTGCTCAAg ACAATATATTATTCGTCATCTACATCAGCTGGTGCTGAGTGCATTGATCCTGGTTGTAGTTGGGTAGAACAATG GGTTCATCGAGCTGGACCTCGAGAAAAGATATACTTTAAACCAGAAGAAGTAAAGGCAGCAATTGTCACTTGTGGAGGGCTCTGCCCTGGCCTTAATGATGTCATCAGACAG CTTGTTATCACACTTGAAGCTTATGGTGTAAAAAAGATTGTGGGTATTCCTTTTGGTTATCGCGGTTTTTCGGACAAAGAGTTTTCAGAAGTGCCG CTGTCAAGGAATGTAGTTCAGAATATTCATCTTTCCGGTGGAAGCCTCTTGGGAGTTTCGCGCGGTGGACCTGCTGTAAATGAAATTGTGGACAGTTTGGAG GAAAGAGGCATCAACATGCTCTTTGTGTTGGGTGGAAATGGAACACATGCTGGTGCAAATGCAATTCACGATGAG TGCCGTAGAAGAAGGTATATGGTATCTGTAATTGGAGTGCCTAAAACTATAGACAATGATATTCTATTGTTGGATAAAACTTTTGGCTTTGATACTGCGGTCGAAGAAGCCCAAAGAGCAATAAATTCTGCATATATTGAG GCACATAGTGCATATCATGGAATTGGCATTGTGAAATTGATGGGTCGTAGCAGCGGATTCATCGCAATGCATGCTTCCTTAGCTAGTGGCCAGATTGACATATGTCTTATACCTGAG GTTCCTTTCAAGTTACATGGACAGAATGGAGTTTTAAGTCATATGAAGCACCTTATAGAAACAAAGGGATCAGCTGTAATCTGTGTTGCAGAGGGAGCTGGACAG GGTTTACTTCAAAAGACTCATGCTACGGATGCTTCAGGGAATGCTGTATTAGGAGACATTGGTGGATATATTCAACAAGAG ACAAGAAAGTATTTCAAGGAGATCGGTATTCATGCAGACATAAAATATATCGATCCAACATACATGATCCGTGCTTGTCGAGCAAACGCTTCCGATGGAATTTTATGTGCAGTACTTGGCCAAAATGCT GTTCATGGTGCATTTGCAGGGTATAGTGGCATCACAGTAGGGACATGTAACACACACTATGCTTACTTTCCCATCACAGAAGCAATATCTCATCCAAGGTTGGTGGACCCTAATAGTAGAATGTGGCACAGGTGTTTAACTTCAACAGGCCAACCAGATTTCTTTTGA
- the LOC107487064 gene encoding ATP-dependent 6-phosphofructokinase 5, chloroplastic isoform X2, with protein MSHVVTLPGLTVTTSSSSSSSSYPHIHSLTTTRLCSKVRVSAQFKSHDSTPIDFCDPDWKHKFKQDFQERFSLPHVTDIFHDTPPMPSTFCLQHRTPMVRDFAGSNPSKEWRGYINDNDRVLLKTIYYSSSTSAGAECIDPGCSWVEQWVHRAGPREKIYFKPEEVKAAIVTCGGLCPGLNDVIRQLVITLEAYGVKKIVGIPFGYRGFSDKEFSEVPLSRNVVQNIHLSGGSLLGVSRGGPAVNEIVDSLEERGINMLFVLGGNGTHAGANAIHDECRRRRYMVSVIGVPKTIDNDILLLDKTFGFDTAVEEAQRAINSAYIEAHSAYHGIGIVKLMGRSSGFIAMHASLASGQIDICLIPEVPFKLHGQNGVLSHMKHLIETKGSAVICVAEGAGQGLLQKTHATDASGNAVLGDIGGYIQQETRKYFKEIGIHADIKYIDPTYMIRACRANASDGILCAVLGQNAGIVASQ; from the exons ATGTCTCACGTCGTCACTCTTCCCGGCCTAACAGTAacaacctcttcttcttcttcttcttcttcctacCCACATATTCATTCATTAACAACCACAAGACTTTGCAGTAAAGTCAGAGTCTCTGCACAGTTTAAGAGCCATGACTCCACACCTATTGATTTCTGCGACCCTGATTGGAAACACAAGTTCAAGCAAGACTTCCAGGAACGCTTCAGCCTCCCCCACGTCACTGATATCTTCCATGATACTCCTCCTATGCCCTCCACTTTCTGTCTCCAACATAG AACTCCCATGGTTAGAGACTTTGCTGGCTCAAATCCTTCTAAAGAATGGCGTGGATACATTAATGACAATGACAGAGTTCTGCTCAAg ACAATATATTATTCGTCATCTACATCAGCTGGTGCTGAGTGCATTGATCCTGGTTGTAGTTGGGTAGAACAATG GGTTCATCGAGCTGGACCTCGAGAAAAGATATACTTTAAACCAGAAGAAGTAAAGGCAGCAATTGTCACTTGTGGAGGGCTCTGCCCTGGCCTTAATGATGTCATCAGACAG CTTGTTATCACACTTGAAGCTTATGGTGTAAAAAAGATTGTGGGTATTCCTTTTGGTTATCGCGGTTTTTCGGACAAAGAGTTTTCAGAAGTGCCG CTGTCAAGGAATGTAGTTCAGAATATTCATCTTTCCGGTGGAAGCCTCTTGGGAGTTTCGCGCGGTGGACCTGCTGTAAATGAAATTGTGGACAGTTTGGAG GAAAGAGGCATCAACATGCTCTTTGTGTTGGGTGGAAATGGAACACATGCTGGTGCAAATGCAATTCACGATGAG TGCCGTAGAAGAAGGTATATGGTATCTGTAATTGGAGTGCCTAAAACTATAGACAATGATATTCTATTGTTGGATAAAACTTTTGGCTTTGATACTGCGGTCGAAGAAGCCCAAAGAGCAATAAATTCTGCATATATTGAG GCACATAGTGCATATCATGGAATTGGCATTGTGAAATTGATGGGTCGTAGCAGCGGATTCATCGCAATGCATGCTTCCTTAGCTAGTGGCCAGATTGACATATGTCTTATACCTGAG GTTCCTTTCAAGTTACATGGACAGAATGGAGTTTTAAGTCATATGAAGCACCTTATAGAAACAAAGGGATCAGCTGTAATCTGTGTTGCAGAGGGAGCTGGACAG GGTTTACTTCAAAAGACTCATGCTACGGATGCTTCAGGGAATGCTGTATTAGGAGACATTGGTGGATATATTCAACAAGAG ACAAGAAAGTATTTCAAGGAGATCGGTATTCATGCAGACATAAAATATATCGATCCAACATACATGATCCGTGCTTGTCGAGCAAACGCTTCCGATGGAATTTTATGTGCAGTACTTGGCCAAAATGCT GGTATAGTGGCATCACAGTAG
- the LOC107487267 gene encoding cyclin-D4-1 isoform X1 — protein MAENSNLLLCSENNITCFDDDDDDGDDLECNVAAADGSGILPCWDHTNNLNSDQPCPSSENRGSGPLYCFDVLSEETMKDMVEREKEHLPKEDYLKRLRSGDLDLSGRRETIDWIWKAHSYYGFGPLTFCLSVNYLDRFLSLYELPRGKSWTMQLLAVACLSIGAKMEEVKVPQSVDLQVGEPKFVFEAKTIQRMELLVLSTLRWKMQALTPCSFIDYFLKKITFKQHLANRTISRSIQLTLSIIRGIDFLEFRPSEIAAAVAISVSKELQQAKDIDKALASFFIAEKEKVLKCVELIRDLALMNVSNFGAKHHVPFVPQSPIGVLDGGGCLSYKSDELTTLGSSCPNSPKTKRFKSEGGPCCNGTSDS, from the exons ATGGCTGAGAACTCAAACCTTCTACTATGTTCCGAAAACAACATCACTtgttttgatgatgatgatgatgatggtgatgatttGGAGTGTAATGTTGCTGCTGCTGATGGGTCTGGAATCTTACCATGTTGGGACCACACCAACAACCTTAACTCCGACCAACCATGTCCGAGTTCAGAAAACCGTGGATCGGGTCCATTGTATTGTTTTGATGTTCTGAGTGAAGAAACAATGAAAGACATGGTGGAAAGGGAAAAAGAGCATTTACCAAAGGAGGATTATCTTAAGAGGCTACGTAGTGGGGACTTGGACCTCAGTGGTAGGAGAGAGACCATTGATTGGATTTGGAAG GCTCATTCCTATTATGGTTTTGGACCCTTGACCTTTTGTCTATCTGTGAACTACTTGGATCGCTTCTTATCCTTGTATGAATTGCCG AGAGGTAAAAGTTGGACTATGCAATTGTTAGCTGTAGCTTGCTTGTCGATTGGGGCGAAAATGGAGGAGGTTAAAGTGCCGCAATCCGTCGACTTACAG GTTGGAGAACCAAAGTTTGTATTTGAAGCTAAAACCATTCAAAGAATGGAACTATTGGTGTTAAGCACATTGAGATGGAAAATGCAAGCTTTAACTCCTTGTTCCTTCATAGATTATTTCCTAAAGAAGATCACTTTCAAGCAACATTTGGCGAATCGGACCATTTCGAGATCAATACAGCTCACCCTTAGCATAATTAGAG GGATTGACTTCTTGGAGTTCAGGCCTTCTGAAATCGCAGCGGCTGTGGCGATTTCTGTTTCAAAGGAGTTGCAACAAGCGAAAGATATCGATAAGGCCTTAGCTAGCTTCTTCATTGCAGAGAAG GAGAAAGTTCTAAAGTGTGTTGAATTGATAAGAGACTTGGCATTGATGAATGTTTCTAATTTTGGTGCAAAACATCATGTGCCATTTGTGCCTCAAAGCCCAATTGGGGTGCTTGATGGTGGTGGATGCTTGAGCTATAAGAGTGATGAATTAACAACACTTGGTTCCTCATGCCCAAATAGTCCAAAAACTAAAAGGTTCAAATCAGAAGGAGGACCTTGTTGTAATGGGACATCAGATTCATGA
- the LOC107487267 gene encoding cyclin-D4-1 isoform X2, which produces MAENSNLLLCSENNITCFDDDDDDGDDLECNVAAADGSGILPCWDHTNNLNSDQPCPSSENRGSGPLYCFDVLSEETMKDMVEREKEHLPKEDYLKRLRSGDLDLSGRRETIDWIWKRGKSWTMQLLAVACLSIGAKMEEVKVPQSVDLQVGEPKFVFEAKTIQRMELLVLSTLRWKMQALTPCSFIDYFLKKITFKQHLANRTISRSIQLTLSIIRGIDFLEFRPSEIAAAVAISVSKELQQAKDIDKALASFFIAEKEKVLKCVELIRDLALMNVSNFGAKHHVPFVPQSPIGVLDGGGCLSYKSDELTTLGSSCPNSPKTKRFKSEGGPCCNGTSDS; this is translated from the exons ATGGCTGAGAACTCAAACCTTCTACTATGTTCCGAAAACAACATCACTtgttttgatgatgatgatgatgatggtgatgatttGGAGTGTAATGTTGCTGCTGCTGATGGGTCTGGAATCTTACCATGTTGGGACCACACCAACAACCTTAACTCCGACCAACCATGTCCGAGTTCAGAAAACCGTGGATCGGGTCCATTGTATTGTTTTGATGTTCTGAGTGAAGAAACAATGAAAGACATGGTGGAAAGGGAAAAAGAGCATTTACCAAAGGAGGATTATCTTAAGAGGCTACGTAGTGGGGACTTGGACCTCAGTGGTAGGAGAGAGACCATTGATTGGATTTGGAAG AGAGGTAAAAGTTGGACTATGCAATTGTTAGCTGTAGCTTGCTTGTCGATTGGGGCGAAAATGGAGGAGGTTAAAGTGCCGCAATCCGTCGACTTACAG GTTGGAGAACCAAAGTTTGTATTTGAAGCTAAAACCATTCAAAGAATGGAACTATTGGTGTTAAGCACATTGAGATGGAAAATGCAAGCTTTAACTCCTTGTTCCTTCATAGATTATTTCCTAAAGAAGATCACTTTCAAGCAACATTTGGCGAATCGGACCATTTCGAGATCAATACAGCTCACCCTTAGCATAATTAGAG GGATTGACTTCTTGGAGTTCAGGCCTTCTGAAATCGCAGCGGCTGTGGCGATTTCTGTTTCAAAGGAGTTGCAACAAGCGAAAGATATCGATAAGGCCTTAGCTAGCTTCTTCATTGCAGAGAAG GAGAAAGTTCTAAAGTGTGTTGAATTGATAAGAGACTTGGCATTGATGAATGTTTCTAATTTTGGTGCAAAACATCATGTGCCATTTGTGCCTCAAAGCCCAATTGGGGTGCTTGATGGTGGTGGATGCTTGAGCTATAAGAGTGATGAATTAACAACACTTGGTTCCTCATGCCCAAATAGTCCAAAAACTAAAAGGTTCAAATCAGAAGGAGGACCTTGTTGTAATGGGACATCAGATTCATGA